From a single Chitinophaga sp. Cy-1792 genomic region:
- the uvrA gene encoding excinuclease ABC subunit UvrA, with translation MAKKKENVTAALAPQGHSDDHIAVFGAREHNLKNLDLQLPKNKLVVITGISGSGKSSLAFDTIYAEGQRRYMESFSAYARQFIGDMERPNVDKITGLSPVISIEQKTTNKNPRSTVGTITEIYDFLRLLYARVGVAYSYNTNKRMTRFSEEEIIDHLFKNYNKKKLVILAPLIRGRKGHYRELFEQVRKQGYLKVRVDGEILDLKERMQVDRYKIHDIELVIDRIQVTEDARTRISQSLQKALTMGKGLLFVQDHDSGKVSQYSKQLMCEDTGISYEEPSPNTFSFNSPYGACPRCKGLGSIYQISMDEVIPDYSVSLNDGGLKPLGEARDTYTFKQVEKLAKKYKFSMTGPISDIPQKALNLLLFGDENGKLDENVDFEAAATEDVTKYSVDFEGVVNTVRRFFNDTASDHVRSWAEGFMHLNTCPECNGTRLRKESLYFKVDERNISELGNMDLDKLQQWFTNIEDRLENKQNVIAKDILKEIRERLGFLLNVGLSYLTLNRATRTLSGGESQRIRLATQIGSQLMGITYILDEPSIGLHQRDNMQLIDALRNLKDMGNTVIVVEHDKDIMLHADHLVDIGPGAGVHGGQIIASGTPKEILKLNTPTAGYLNGKTASPIPERRKGNGNFLELKGATGNNLKNVSVKFPLGTFICVTGVSGSGKSTLINETLYPILSKHAYDSKQVPMPYKSIKGLENIDKVIEIDQSPIGRTPRSNPATYCGFFTDIRTLFAQVPEAKIRGYNAGRFSFNVKTGRCDVCEGGGMRVIEMNFLPDVYVHCEKCNGRRYNRETLEIRYKGKSISDVLDMTVDEAVEFFQAVPWIHRKIKTLQDVGLGYITLGQSAVTLSGGEAQRVKLATELSKKDTGKTIYILDEPTTGLHFQDIQLLLTVLNKLVDRGNTVLVIEHNLDVIKMADYIVDLGPEGGAGGGTILCTGTPEQVSTCKDSHTARFLKKELGI, from the coding sequence ATGGCAAAGAAAAAAGAGAATGTAACCGCTGCTTTAGCACCCCAGGGACATTCAGATGACCATATCGCCGTATTTGGCGCAAGGGAACACAATCTGAAAAATCTGGACCTGCAGTTGCCAAAGAACAAACTGGTGGTGATCACCGGCATCAGCGGCAGCGGAAAATCATCACTGGCGTTCGATACCATCTACGCTGAAGGTCAGCGCCGTTACATGGAAAGCTTCTCCGCATATGCCCGCCAGTTCATCGGCGACATGGAAAGACCCAATGTGGATAAAATTACCGGGCTTTCACCGGTCATCTCCATCGAACAAAAAACTACCAACAAAAACCCACGATCTACCGTAGGTACCATCACGGAGATATATGACTTCCTCCGGTTACTGTACGCCCGTGTTGGTGTAGCTTATTCCTACAATACCAATAAACGGATGACCAGGTTTTCGGAAGAAGAAATCATCGATCATCTCTTTAAAAATTATAACAAGAAAAAACTGGTGATACTCGCCCCCCTCATCCGCGGGCGTAAAGGGCACTACCGTGAACTGTTCGAACAGGTACGCAAACAGGGTTATCTCAAAGTCCGCGTAGACGGCGAAATCCTCGACCTGAAAGAAAGAATGCAGGTAGACCGCTACAAGATCCATGATATTGAACTCGTGATCGATCGTATCCAGGTAACAGAAGATGCCCGCACCCGTATCAGCCAGAGCCTCCAGAAGGCGCTCACCATGGGTAAAGGCCTGCTGTTTGTTCAGGACCACGACAGCGGTAAAGTAAGCCAGTACAGTAAACAACTGATGTGTGAAGATACCGGGATCTCTTATGAAGAACCTTCTCCGAATACCTTCTCCTTCAACTCTCCTTATGGCGCCTGCCCGCGCTGTAAAGGCCTGGGCTCCATCTACCAGATCAGTATGGACGAAGTAATCCCCGATTACAGCGTTTCCCTCAATGATGGCGGCCTCAAACCACTCGGCGAAGCCCGCGATACCTATACCTTCAAACAGGTAGAAAAACTCGCGAAAAAATATAAATTCTCCATGACGGGGCCTATTTCCGATATCCCGCAGAAAGCACTCAACCTGCTCCTCTTCGGTGATGAAAACGGAAAACTCGATGAAAATGTCGACTTCGAGGCGGCCGCTACAGAAGATGTAACGAAATACTCCGTCGACTTCGAAGGCGTCGTGAATACCGTACGCCGCTTCTTTAATGACACGGCTTCCGACCACGTACGTAGCTGGGCAGAAGGTTTCATGCACCTCAATACCTGCCCGGAATGTAACGGCACCCGACTCAGAAAAGAAAGTCTCTACTTCAAAGTAGATGAACGCAATATCTCTGAACTCGGCAACATGGACCTGGACAAGCTCCAGCAATGGTTTACCAATATCGAAGACAGACTGGAAAATAAACAGAATGTCATCGCGAAAGATATCCTGAAAGAAATCCGCGAACGACTGGGGTTCCTGCTCAATGTAGGTTTAAGTTACCTCACCCTGAACAGGGCTACCAGAACGCTCAGTGGTGGCGAATCGCAGCGTATCAGGCTGGCCACACAGATCGGCTCCCAGCTGATGGGCATCACCTATATCCTGGATGAGCCCAGTATCGGCCTGCATCAGCGCGACAACATGCAACTGATCGATGCCCTCCGCAACCTGAAAGATATGGGCAACACCGTTATCGTGGTAGAACACGATAAAGACATTATGCTCCATGCCGATCACCTGGTGGATATCGGCCCTGGCGCCGGTGTACACGGCGGTCAGATCATCGCCTCCGGCACGCCGAAGGAAATACTGAAACTCAACACGCCAACTGCTGGTTATCTCAACGGAAAAACAGCATCTCCCATCCCGGAAAGACGTAAAGGCAACGGTAACTTCCTCGAACTGAAAGGCGCCACCGGTAACAACCTGAAAAATGTCAGCGTGAAATTTCCGCTGGGAACTTTCATCTGCGTAACCGGCGTATCAGGTAGTGGTAAATCCACCCTCATCAACGAAACTTTATATCCGATCCTCTCTAAACATGCATATGATTCCAAACAGGTACCTATGCCATATAAGAGCATCAAAGGATTGGAAAATATCGATAAGGTAATTGAAATAGACCAGTCGCCGATTGGCCGTACTCCAAGAAGTAACCCTGCCACCTATTGCGGGTTCTTTACGGATATACGTACCCTGTTTGCACAGGTACCTGAAGCAAAAATTCGTGGCTACAATGCCGGCCGTTTCTCCTTCAACGTGAAAACAGGCCGCTGTGATGTTTGTGAAGGCGGTGGTATGCGCGTGATCGAAATGAACTTCCTTCCGGATGTGTATGTACACTGCGAAAAGTGTAATGGTCGCCGTTATAACCGCGAAACACTGGAAATCCGCTACAAAGGAAAATCTATCTCCGATGTCCTGGACATGACGGTAGATGAAGCCGTAGAGTTCTTCCAGGCAGTGCCATGGATACACCGTAAAATTAAAACACTGCAGGACGTAGGCCTGGGGTATATCACCCTCGGACAATCAGCCGTAACCCTCTCCGGAGGCGAGGCCCAGCGTGTTAAACTGGCAACGGAATTATCTAAAAAAGATACCGGCAAAACCATTTATATCCTCGACGAACCAACCACTGGTCTGCATTTCCAGGATATACAGCTATTGCTGACAGTACTGAATAAACTCGTCGACAGAGGAAATACCGTGCTGGTCATCGAACATAACCTCGATGTTATCAAGATGGCTGACTACATCGTAGACCTGGGGCCGGAAGGCGGCGCCGGTGGAGGTACTATCCTCTGCACAGGCACCCCTGAACAGGTGAGCACCTGTAAAGACAGCCATACAGCGCGTTTTCTGAAAAAGGAGCTGGGAATTTAA
- a CDS encoding M28 family metallopeptidase, with protein MKKRIILPLLLGAGMCVDAQQIVQRDPVIAGMVAEVRADSLESYIHRLVSFGTRSTLSSTTDKKKGIGAARNWVLEQFKSNIPASGGRLSVALDTITLPADGKRIDVPVNLGNVMATLRGTDPQDKRVYVVTGHLDSRATDVMDRTIDAPGANDDGSGVAALIEMVRVMSRHPYPATIVFVAVSGEEQGLQGSDHLADRASKENWQVDAMLNNDMIGQNSSSETDLHDNTRVRVFSEGIPATADEKQLAFIRQVGMENDGNARQLARYIKETGERYVDNLDVMLIYRNDRFLRGGDHTPFVKRGMTAVRITDMYENYDHQHQTIRKEKGVQYGDLPEFMDFEYLRKNTALNLSVLASLATAPSKPQDVKLDVKQLTNYSRLYWTAPQNGKPKGYYVMMRETSSPVWQKKFFTTATELTIPYSKDNYLFGVQAVGENSAESQAVFPGIGR; from the coding sequence ATGAAGAAAAGAATTATCCTGCCGCTTTTATTGGGGGCAGGGATGTGTGTAGATGCGCAGCAGATTGTGCAGCGAGATCCGGTGATAGCCGGTATGGTAGCGGAAGTACGGGCAGATAGCCTGGAAAGCTACATTCATCGGCTGGTAAGTTTTGGCACACGTAGTACGCTGAGTTCCACCACCGACAAGAAAAAGGGCATTGGTGCCGCCAGGAACTGGGTCCTGGAGCAATTCAAATCCAATATTCCTGCATCCGGAGGCCGTTTATCCGTAGCACTGGACACCATCACACTGCCGGCTGATGGCAAGCGTATTGATGTGCCGGTAAATCTTGGCAATGTAATGGCTACTTTACGCGGTACTGATCCGCAGGATAAAAGAGTGTATGTGGTAACCGGTCATCTGGATAGCCGCGCCACCGACGTTATGGACCGTACCATTGATGCACCCGGCGCCAATGATGATGGCAGCGGTGTGGCTGCACTGATTGAAATGGTGCGCGTAATGAGCCGTCATCCCTACCCCGCTACGATCGTTTTTGTAGCTGTTAGCGGTGAAGAACAAGGTTTGCAGGGTTCTGACCATCTGGCAGACAGGGCTTCAAAAGAAAACTGGCAGGTGGACGCCATGCTTAATAACGATATGATCGGGCAGAACTCTTCCAGTGAAACAGATCTCCACGACAATACCCGCGTACGTGTATTCTCTGAAGGTATTCCTGCAACAGCAGATGAAAAGCAACTGGCTTTCATCAGGCAGGTAGGAATGGAGAACGACGGAAATGCCCGCCAGCTGGCACGTTACATCAAGGAAACCGGCGAAAGATATGTGGATAACCTGGATGTAATGCTGATCTACCGGAACGACCGCTTCCTGAGAGGCGGGGACCATACGCCGTTCGTGAAACGTGGTATGACAGCAGTCCGTATCACAGATATGTACGAAAACTATGACCATCAACACCAGACTATCCGTAAGGAAAAAGGGGTGCAATATGGTGATCTGCCTGAGTTCATGGATTTTGAATACCTGCGTAAAAATACAGCGCTGAACCTCTCTGTACTGGCGAGTCTGGCCACAGCGCCTTCCAAACCGCAGGACGTAAAACTGGATGTGAAGCAGCTGACCAACTACAGTCGTTTATACTGGACAGCTCCGCAGAATGGCAAACCGAAAGGATATTACGTAATGATGCGCGAAACCAGCAGCCCTGTGTGGCAGAAGAAATTCTTCACTACAGCCACTGAGCTGACGATCCCATATTCTAAGGATAACTACCTGTTTGGTGTACAGGCCGTAGGAGAAAATAGCGCAGAAAGTCAGGCCGTATTCCCTGGTATTGGCAGGTAA
- a CDS encoding GNAT family N-acetyltransferase: MRWETKKFEELSTTELYAILHLRSEIFVVEQNCPYQDLDYSDQKALHLMGYDEEGRLAAYTRLFDKGIKFKEASIGRVVTAAFARGKGAGRSLMEESIHQVYKHFGTQPIRIGAQQYLEKFYGSLGFTTVSDMYLEDNIPHVEMLK; encoded by the coding sequence ATGCGTTGGGAGACAAAGAAATTTGAAGAATTAAGTACTACAGAACTCTATGCGATACTGCATCTGCGCAGCGAGATTTTTGTAGTAGAACAGAATTGCCCTTATCAGGATTTGGATTATTCAGACCAGAAGGCATTGCATTTGATGGGTTATGATGAAGAGGGCCGCCTGGCTGCGTATACACGCTTATTTGATAAAGGTATAAAGTTTAAAGAGGCTTCTATCGGCAGGGTTGTTACCGCTGCTTTTGCCCGTGGTAAAGGCGCCGGCAGGTCGCTGATGGAAGAATCAATTCATCAGGTATATAAACATTTTGGTACACAGCCTATACGGATCGGGGCACAGCAATACCTGGAGAAATTCTATGGTAGCCTGGGTTTCACAACAGTAAGTGATATGTACCTGGAAGATAATATCCCGCATGTGGAAATGCTGAAGTAA
- the fabF gene encoding beta-ketoacyl-ACP synthase II codes for MRTVTLKRVVITGLGALTPIGNDVNTFWSNLKAGVSGAGPITKFDTTEFKTKFACEVKNFDVEKYMEKKEARKMDNFTQYAMAAAQEAVLDAGLDKEGIDKTKIGVIWASGNGGMLTFEEQIVEFAAANFVPKFNPFFIPKLISDIAAGQIAMKYGFMGINFCTVSACASSSSALVDAFNYIRLGKANAIVTGGSEAPVTRAGIAGFNALKALSTRNEDPTTASRPFDTDRDGFVMGEGAGAIILEEYEHAIARGATIYGEMIGGAMTCDAYHLTATHPEGLGARLGMEQALEDAGISTTDVDYINSHTTSTPVGDISELKAIVTAFGEHAEKVNISATKSMTGHLLGAAGAIEAIACIKATQENIIPPTINTTVLGEGIPTNLNLTLGKAQEREVNVAMSNTFGFGGHNAICVFKKYKA; via the coding sequence ATGCGTACTGTTACACTGAAAAGGGTTGTGATCACCGGCTTGGGGGCATTAACACCTATCGGGAATGATGTAAATACTTTTTGGAGCAACTTGAAAGCGGGCGTTAGTGGCGCCGGTCCTATCACTAAATTTGACACCACAGAGTTCAAAACAAAATTTGCCTGTGAAGTGAAAAATTTTGATGTGGAAAAATACATGGAGAAAAAAGAAGCCCGCAAAATGGACAACTTCACTCAGTACGCTATGGCGGCTGCACAGGAAGCGGTTCTCGATGCAGGCCTCGACAAAGAAGGCATTGACAAAACTAAAATAGGCGTTATCTGGGCTTCAGGTAACGGTGGTATGCTGACCTTCGAAGAGCAGATCGTTGAATTTGCCGCAGCTAACTTTGTACCTAAATTCAATCCTTTCTTCATTCCGAAACTGATATCCGACATCGCTGCCGGCCAGATTGCCATGAAATATGGTTTCATGGGTATTAATTTCTGTACTGTTTCTGCTTGTGCTTCATCCAGCAGCGCGCTGGTGGATGCATTCAATTATATCCGCCTTGGTAAAGCCAATGCAATTGTTACCGGTGGCTCTGAAGCCCCTGTAACACGTGCCGGTATCGCCGGATTTAACGCACTGAAAGCATTATCTACCCGCAACGAAGATCCTACCACCGCATCCCGTCCTTTCGACACTGATCGCGATGGTTTCGTAATGGGAGAAGGCGCTGGTGCCATCATCCTGGAAGAATACGAACACGCAATTGCCAGAGGTGCTACCATCTACGGTGAAATGATCGGCGGTGCAATGACATGCGACGCCTACCACCTGACCGCTACCCACCCTGAAGGCCTCGGCGCTAGACTGGGTATGGAACAGGCACTGGAAGATGCTGGTATCAGTACCACCGATGTTGATTATATCAACTCCCACACCACTTCTACGCCTGTAGGTGATATCTCCGAACTGAAAGCTATCGTAACTGCATTTGGCGAACACGCTGAAAAAGTAAATATCAGTGCCACCAAATCCATGACCGGTCACCTCCTCGGTGCTGCCGGCGCTATCGAAGCCATCGCCTGTATCAAAGCGACTCAGGAAAATATCATACCTCCAACCATCAATACTACCGTATTAGGTGAAGGTATCCCTACAAACCTCAACCTGACCCTCGGTAAAGCACAGGAACGTGAAGTAAACGTTGCCATGAGTAATACCTTCGGTTTCGGTGGCCACAACGCTATCTGCGTTTTCAAAAAATACAAAGCGTAA
- a CDS encoding fatty acid desaturase translates to MKQLGQLTDPIYVQPAAESATDRFFKRFIRDERDLPFVYLTLKITFTLWPLAILLYIPGLNNWIWWTAAVLYQFFNNVTFKGPFGLMLHCTSHRVFFERKFQLMNHYLPWVIGPLFGQTPETYYSHHIGMHHPENNMPEDESSTMSYERDSFRGFMHYLGSFFFAGVYHLCTYFVRKKRKRLLMRSVRGEFLFIATCVGLSFINFPATFVVFILPFIISRIIMMVGNWAQHAFICAGDPDNAYKNSITCINTKYNHKCWNDGYHISHHDKPNMHWTDHPVYFKKTIDRYITNDAIVFDGIHFLHVWLWLMMKRYDLLARHFVNIGDKFGTDEEIAAFLKARTGRITVVPQPALAAA, encoded by the coding sequence ATGAAACAACTTGGCCAACTTACCGATCCGATATACGTACAACCTGCTGCTGAATCAGCAACAGACAGATTTTTCAAACGTTTTATCCGGGATGAACGTGATCTTCCGTTTGTATACCTTACTTTGAAGATTACCTTCACCTTATGGCCGCTGGCCATCCTGCTGTATATACCAGGCCTTAATAACTGGATATGGTGGACGGCAGCTGTACTTTATCAATTCTTTAACAATGTAACATTCAAAGGCCCCTTTGGGCTGATGCTGCACTGTACCAGTCACCGTGTCTTCTTTGAAAGGAAGTTCCAGCTCATGAACCATTACCTTCCGTGGGTAATAGGTCCGTTGTTCGGACAAACTCCCGAAACCTACTATAGTCACCATATAGGCATGCACCACCCGGAAAACAATATGCCGGAGGACGAAAGCTCTACCATGTCGTACGAGCGCGATTCATTCCGTGGCTTCATGCATTACCTGGGAAGCTTTTTCTTTGCAGGCGTGTATCACTTATGTACCTACTTTGTCAGAAAGAAGAGAAAACGCCTGCTGATGCGATCAGTCAGAGGAGAGTTTTTGTTTATCGCCACCTGTGTAGGACTTTCCTTTATTAACTTTCCGGCAACATTTGTAGTATTTATATTGCCTTTCATTATTTCCAGGATCATTATGATGGTGGGTAACTGGGCACAGCATGCCTTTATCTGCGCAGGCGATCCTGACAATGCCTATAAAAACAGTATTACCTGTATCAATACCAAATACAATCATAAATGCTGGAACGACGGATATCATATCAGTCACCACGACAAGCCCAACATGCACTGGACAGATCATCCCGTATATTTTAAAAAGACGATAGACAGATATATTACCAATGATGCGATTGTGTTTGATGGGATACATTTCCTGCACGTGTGGCTTTGGCTGATGATGAAGCGCTACGATCTGCTGGCCAGGCATTTTGTAAACATTGGCGATAAATTCGGTACTGACGAAGAAATTGCTGCTTTTCTGAAGGCCCGGACGGGAAGGATTACCGTCGTTCCGCAGCCGGCTTTGGCCGCTGCATGA
- a CDS encoding DUF6452 family protein: protein MKNIFRLFIAGALLFGFIACEDETKVCDQTMTANVHVVFVRDSSGFVWDTTFRAVTTLALNRDTLLNNAATNNAYFNLSPVSDTSQFYLRADSLLQADTVTFIYKRQPKFISAGCGFGTIYNLDTVFATRNLIDSVQILQKSVTNSNDTHVNLYYFNE from the coding sequence ATGAAGAACATTTTTAGACTTTTTATAGCCGGCGCGTTACTATTCGGATTCATCGCCTGTGAAGACGAAACCAAAGTTTGCGACCAAACGATGACGGCCAATGTGCACGTTGTTTTTGTGAGAGATAGCAGTGGCTTCGTATGGGATACCACCTTCAGAGCAGTTACCACACTGGCACTGAACAGGGATACCCTACTCAATAACGCAGCCACCAATAACGCCTACTTTAACCTGTCGCCGGTATCAGACACCAGTCAGTTTTACCTGCGCGCAGATTCATTATTACAAGCTGATACTGTCACCTTCATCTATAAACGTCAGCCTAAATTCATATCCGCCGGATGTGGGTTCGGCACGATTTATAACCTGGATACGGTATTTGCTACACGTAATTTAATAGACTCAGTTCAAATTCTTCAAAAGTCAGTAACAAACAGCAATGACACGCACGTTAATCTTTATTATTTTAATGAGTAG
- a CDS encoding LacI family DNA-binding transcriptional regulator — MKRLTLKDVARMAGVAPSTVSFVLNGKAKQMRIRDEVAQKIMGVVNQSGYEPHRVAVNLRTGQSKTLGLIVESISGSFFASLARTIESEAEKLGYNVVYCSTENNAEKGGELIRMLGRQMVDGYLITPAPGMESDIRRLVQMHKPVVLMDSYFPNIRAPYVLIDNFHGVQLGMNHLFSKGYKKIGYVTVDVSLVQLAERQRSYIAALKKEEIPFRKKRVLELSYHDSREQSLQQLEKFIRENRDLDAIFFATNYLGILGLEAIGRLKLNMPKQMGVLCFDDHDIFRLYPPGITVIEQPIEGIAKTAITLLMQQLNKQQGSLKQAQVALPGKLIERGSV, encoded by the coding sequence ATGAAGAGACTTACGCTCAAGGATGTAGCCAGAATGGCTGGCGTAGCCCCTAGTACGGTATCATTTGTATTGAATGGAAAAGCCAAGCAGATGCGTATCCGTGATGAAGTGGCCCAAAAAATCATGGGTGTCGTTAATCAATCCGGATACGAACCCCATCGTGTGGCCGTGAACCTGCGTACCGGTCAGTCCAAAACATTAGGGTTGATCGTGGAAAGCATCTCTGGCAGCTTCTTTGCCAGTCTGGCGCGTACCATTGAGTCTGAAGCCGAAAAATTAGGTTATAACGTGGTGTATTGCAGCACCGAAAATAATGCAGAGAAAGGTGGAGAGCTGATCCGCATGTTGGGCCGGCAGATGGTAGATGGCTACCTCATCACACCCGCTCCCGGCATGGAAAGTGATATCCGCAGATTAGTACAAATGCACAAGCCAGTAGTACTGATGGATAGCTATTTCCCGAATATCCGCGCCCCTTATGTACTGATAGATAATTTTCACGGCGTACAGCTGGGCATGAACCACCTGTTTAGCAAAGGATACAAAAAAATCGGATATGTTACCGTTGATGTATCCCTGGTGCAGCTGGCAGAACGCCAGCGCAGCTACATCGCAGCACTTAAGAAAGAAGAAATCCCTTTCCGTAAAAAACGGGTGCTGGAGCTGAGTTACCACGACAGCCGCGAACAATCCCTGCAGCAGCTGGAGAAATTCATCCGCGAAAACCGCGATCTGGATGCTATCTTCTTTGCTACCAACTACCTGGGTATCCTGGGGCTGGAAGCCATCGGCCGGCTGAAACTCAATATGCCCAAGCAAATGGGGGTGCTCTGCTTCGATGATCACGATATCTTCAGGTTATACCCTCCCGGCATCACCGTGATAGAACAGCCTATCGAGGGTATCGCTAAAACCGCCATCACGCTGCTGATGCAGCAGCTCAACAAGCAGCAGGGCAGCCTCAAACAGGCACAGGTAGCCCTGCCAGGCAAACTCATTGAAAGGGGCTCCGTATGA
- a CDS encoding DUF6048 family protein, with amino-acid sequence MSSCLCSLGLMAQQKPVIPPAKPTDTTHVSTVKPVVVPPKDSSWLIPGGLRIGVDLSRIVNNIYYPYRQEYTVVADLRVNTRWYIALEGGFGNTPHTDSNYTYKGNGMYATLGFDYNFLKRQFPKEGNMFFGGLRYGFSHFNYEVPTYTIHSPYWGDQLSGKYPKTNANAHWIEFVVGLKTEVLKNFYLGWNLRERILLNSVKTDNFTPLAIPGFGSGNKTAVFDMQYTISYVFPLYKIREHYHPPVDKKKIPKK; translated from the coding sequence ATGAGTAGCTGCCTTTGCAGCCTGGGATTGATGGCGCAACAAAAGCCAGTGATCCCGCCTGCAAAGCCGACAGATACCACGCATGTCAGCACTGTTAAACCAGTGGTGGTTCCGCCTAAAGACAGTTCCTGGCTTATTCCCGGCGGACTGCGTATAGGCGTAGACCTTAGCCGTATTGTCAATAATATCTATTATCCTTACCGCCAGGAATACACTGTAGTGGCAGATCTTCGCGTAAACACCCGCTGGTATATAGCCCTGGAAGGCGGCTTCGGCAATACGCCCCACACCGACTCCAACTATACCTATAAAGGCAACGGGATGTACGCAACGCTGGGATTTGATTATAACTTTCTGAAAAGACAGTTCCCGAAAGAAGGTAATATGTTCTTTGGTGGCCTCCGTTATGGGTTTTCACACTTTAACTACGAAGTGCCGACCTACACCATTCACTCTCCTTACTGGGGTGATCAGTTGTCTGGCAAATATCCTAAAACAAATGCCAATGCACATTGGATTGAGTTTGTAGTGGGATTAAAAACAGAAGTCCTGAAAAACTTCTACCTGGGCTGGAACCTGAGAGAAAGAATTCTTTTAAATTCAGTCAAAACAGACAATTTCACACCATTAGCCATTCCAGGCTTCGGTAGCGGCAATAAAACCGCTGTATTCGACATGCAATACACGATATCATATGTTTTCCCGCTCTACAAAATCAGAGAACATTATCATCCTCCGGTAGATAAAAAGAAAATACCTAAAAAATAA